One part of the Microbulbifer sp. THAF38 genome encodes these proteins:
- the gcvH gene encoding glycine cleavage system protein GcvH, which produces MSEIRNELKYLSSHEWARLEEDGTVTIGISDHAQDALGDVVYVETPEVGSTLAAGDEAGVVESVKAASDIYSPVSGEVVEVNETLEESPETVNSSPYDDGWFFRIKPSDVSELDNMLDADTYRSESED; this is translated from the coding sequence ATGAGCGAAATCCGCAACGAATTGAAATACCTCTCCAGCCACGAGTGGGCGCGATTGGAAGAGGACGGCACTGTTACTATCGGCATCAGTGACCATGCCCAGGACGCATTGGGTGACGTGGTCTATGTTGAAACGCCTGAAGTAGGCAGCACCCTGGCTGCCGGCGACGAAGCCGGTGTGGTTGAGTCTGTAAAGGCTGCCAGCGATATCTACTCCCCGGTATCCGGTGAGGTCGTAGAGGTGAATGAAACTCTGGAAGAGTCTCCAGAAACCGTAAACTCCTCTCCTTACGACGACGGCTGGTTCTTCCGCATTAAGCCCAGCGATGTGAGCGAGCTGGACAATATGCTGGATGCCGATACCTATCGCTCGGAGTCTGAGGACTAA
- the gcvT gene encoding glycine cleavage system aminomethyltransferase GcvT: MGNRTPLYDTHVAMGGKMVDFGGWDMPLHYGSQLDEHNKVRTDAGMFDVSHMTVVDVDGAGARDYLRYLLANDVAKLDGNPGKALYTGMLNEKGGVIDDLIVYLRDPGYRVVVNCATREKDLAWMNKQAESFEVTLTERPQLAMIAIQGPNALSKTKEVLGIDWTAAIDALKVFQSVARGEWFVARTGYTGEDGLEIMLPGEDASGFWRALDEAGVAPCGLGARDTLRLEAGMNLYGHEMDEETSPLIANMAWTVAWAPESRNFIGRAVLEEEKAKGIEHKLVGLVLEERGVLRGGQYVMVDGSDERGIITSGTFSPTLGYSIALARVPASVGDTAEVEIRKKLQPVKVVKPCFVRNGKSVI; this comes from the coding sequence ATGGGAAACAGAACGCCTCTGTATGACACACATGTCGCTATGGGCGGCAAAATGGTGGATTTCGGTGGATGGGATATGCCGCTGCACTATGGTTCGCAGCTGGATGAGCACAATAAGGTGCGCACCGATGCGGGGATGTTTGATGTCTCCCACATGACCGTGGTCGATGTCGATGGCGCGGGTGCCCGCGACTACCTGCGTTACCTGCTGGCCAACGATGTGGCCAAGCTCGACGGCAATCCCGGCAAGGCACTTTACACCGGCATGCTGAATGAAAAGGGCGGTGTCATCGACGACCTGATCGTGTATCTGCGCGATCCCGGTTACCGAGTAGTAGTGAACTGCGCAACCCGTGAGAAAGATCTGGCCTGGATGAATAAGCAGGCGGAATCTTTTGAGGTGACGCTCACCGAGCGCCCCCAGTTGGCGATGATTGCCATTCAAGGCCCCAATGCCCTCAGCAAGACCAAAGAAGTTCTTGGCATCGACTGGACTGCAGCGATCGATGCGTTGAAAGTGTTCCAGAGCGTGGCCCGCGGCGAATGGTTTGTGGCGCGCACTGGTTACACCGGCGAGGACGGCCTGGAAATTATGCTGCCCGGCGAAGACGCCAGCGGTTTCTGGCGCGCTTTGGACGAGGCCGGTGTTGCACCTTGCGGCCTGGGCGCGCGCGATACTCTGCGCCTCGAGGCGGGTATGAATCTCTACGGTCATGAAATGGACGAGGAGACCTCTCCTCTCATCGCCAATATGGCCTGGACTGTCGCTTGGGCGCCGGAGAGCCGCAACTTTATCGGCCGTGCGGTACTGGAAGAAGAGAAGGCCAAGGGCATCGAACATAAGCTGGTCGGCCTGGTTCTGGAGGAGCGCGGCGTCCTGCGCGGCGGGCAGTATGTGATGGTAGACGGTAGCGACGAGCGCGGTATCATCACCAGCGGAACCTTCTCGCCAACCCTGGGTTACTCCATCGCCCTGGCGCGGGTACCGGCCAGTGTCGGCGATACCGCCGAAGTGGAAATCCGCAAGAAACTGCAGCCGGTCAAGGTGGTTAAGCCCTGCTTTGTGCGCAACGGCAAATCGGTTATTTAA
- a CDS encoding CNNM domain-containing protein → MFLLITYIFIALGFSFLCSIAESVILSVTTPYVRLLEREGHKAGPLLRRLKGDINAPLAAILTLNTIAHTAGAAGAGAQAAAVFGNQYLGIASAILTLLILVFSEIIPKTLGAVYWRQLAPFTAYALRGLVWFLYPFVKMSEWLTRGLSHGPTLTGFSRDEFAIMAEIGEAEGQLEQRESSILRNLFFTLRDHSVREVMTPRTVVFSLPEDATLAEVYEEAERGRFSRIPVYENRDQDCVVGFVLKQELLLAYAKGEGDRKLSEFRREMLMLPETATIYQAFQKMLSRRVQISAVLDEYGGLEGVLTLEDLLETLLGEEIVDEADKTPDRQELAKRLWRWRSKRHGLKVDESAQQEQDTEEAGEGEEGREGRQGREE, encoded by the coding sequence ATGTTTCTCTTAATTACCTATATTTTTATCGCTCTCGGCTTTTCCTTTTTGTGTTCGATTGCCGAGTCGGTCATTCTCAGTGTCACCACGCCCTATGTGAGGCTGCTTGAGCGGGAAGGACATAAGGCGGGACCTCTGCTGCGCAGGCTAAAGGGGGACATCAATGCGCCCCTGGCCGCGATTCTTACCCTGAATACCATTGCCCACACCGCCGGTGCCGCTGGCGCCGGTGCCCAGGCCGCAGCGGTTTTCGGCAATCAGTATCTGGGCATTGCCTCCGCAATCCTCACGTTGTTGATTTTGGTTTTCTCCGAAATTATTCCTAAGACCCTGGGGGCGGTTTACTGGCGCCAGCTGGCTCCATTTACCGCTTATGCGCTGCGCGGACTGGTGTGGTTCCTCTATCCCTTCGTGAAGATGTCCGAGTGGCTGACACGGGGCTTATCGCACGGTCCCACCCTTACGGGCTTCAGCCGCGATGAGTTTGCGATTATGGCGGAGATCGGGGAGGCCGAGGGTCAGCTGGAGCAGCGCGAGTCCAGCATTCTGCGCAACCTGTTTTTTACCTTGCGCGATCACTCGGTGCGCGAGGTGATGACGCCGCGCACCGTGGTTTTCTCCCTGCCTGAAGATGCCACCCTGGCCGAGGTTTACGAAGAGGCAGAGAGGGGGCGCTTTTCCCGTATCCCGGTATATGAAAACCGCGATCAGGACTGCGTGGTGGGTTTTGTGCTCAAGCAGGAACTTCTACTCGCCTACGCAAAAGGGGAGGGCGATCGCAAACTTTCCGAGTTTCGCCGCGAAATGCTGATGTTGCCGGAGACGGCAACCATCTATCAGGCGTTCCAGAAAATGCTGTCGCGTCGGGTACAGATCAGCGCGGTGTTGGATGAATATGGCGGCTTGGAGGGGGTACTCACCCTGGAAGATCTTCTCGAGACATTGCTCGGCGAGGAGATTGTCGATGAAGCGGATAAAACCCCCGATCGCCAGGAGTTGGCCAAACGCCTGTGGCGCTGGCGCTCAAAGAGGCATGGGCTCAAGGTGGATGAGTCGGCCCAGCAGGAGCAGGATACAGAGGAAGCTGGAGAAGGGGAGGAAGGCCGCGAAGGTCGACAGGGGCGCGAGGAATGA
- a CDS encoding MBL fold metallo-hydrolase codes for MEQLDIVRIPIFPLGMINAHLILGSDSKILVDSGVPGSEEKIGRSLSRLGLSFKDIDLIVVTHAHADHAGSAGKLQQLCAAPILAHRGDLAYFQQEKAMTYCATGWFGRLLLKSGMPLRPYDQFTPDILLKDQEVFDLSEFGISGVVFSTPGHTQGSISITLSDKRALVGDLVASGIFLGGIMLTGKARQPPFEENPVEVARQLLHLLDKGQETFYLGHGGPLPAREVRRYAERILGEGKVR; via the coding sequence ATGGAACAGTTGGATATTGTACGAATACCAATATTTCCCCTGGGGATGATTAATGCCCACCTGATTTTAGGCTCAGACAGCAAAATATTGGTGGACTCCGGGGTGCCTGGCTCCGAGGAAAAAATAGGACGATCTCTGTCGCGGCTGGGGCTCTCCTTTAAAGATATTGATCTGATTGTTGTTACCCATGCTCATGCAGATCACGCTGGCAGTGCCGGAAAACTGCAGCAATTATGTGCCGCTCCAATCCTTGCCCATCGGGGAGACCTGGCCTATTTTCAGCAGGAAAAGGCGATGACCTATTGTGCTACCGGCTGGTTTGGCCGGTTGCTGCTGAAATCGGGAATGCCGCTGCGCCCCTACGATCAATTTACTCCGGATATTCTGCTTAAAGACCAGGAGGTTTTTGACCTTTCTGAATTCGGAATAAGCGGTGTTGTTTTTTCAACACCGGGTCATACCCAAGGCTCTATATCTATCACCCTCAGCGACAAGCGCGCACTGGTTGGCGACCTGGTGGCTTCGGGAATTTTCCTCGGTGGCATTATGCTGACCGGCAAGGCGCGCCAGCCTCCTTTTGAGGAAAACCCTGTGGAAGTCGCCAGGCAGTTACTACATTTGCTCGATAAGGGGCAAGAGACCTTTTACCTGGGGCATGGAGGGCCTCTGCCAGCACGGGAGGTGAGACGCTATGCAGAGCGGATATTGGGTGAAGGGAAAGTGAGATAA
- a CDS encoding rhomboid family intramembrane serine protease gives MSQWISIYSFPLSKDLGALARFIQRYQLPLRITEEKNQQLLLCPDAGLAEMLKPLLQRWDSGELDLDQVQMQRIEDGVPVSEATQVSAATTDSQAGATEDNPDKKNSDAVSVLPSFPLDKTPISLLLIALCFFGWFLQVNNLSSGLLIYPDQSGAHPFSQSSLAWHLEQGQWWRLFTPAIVHFSLPHALFNALGIWILGRPIEARSGSVVFILLVLLCALASNLAQYFWQSGVKFGGMSGVVYALVGFALVLQRFQPLWRDIPAGIPAVALVWLLLCALGIVTLLTGVGVANAAHIGGLLSGLVIALVYCALGGARRFAPT, from the coding sequence TTGAGTCAGTGGATTTCTATTTATAGCTTCCCTCTATCCAAGGATCTCGGTGCACTTGCGCGGTTTATTCAGCGCTACCAATTACCTCTACGTATCACCGAGGAAAAAAATCAGCAGCTGTTACTCTGTCCTGATGCAGGTTTGGCGGAAATGCTTAAGCCTCTATTGCAACGCTGGGATTCTGGAGAGCTGGATCTCGATCAAGTGCAAATGCAGCGGATTGAAGACGGGGTGCCCGTTAGCGAAGCAACACAGGTCTCTGCGGCAACAACTGACTCCCAGGCAGGTGCTACTGAAGATAATCCCGATAAAAAAAATAGCGATGCAGTATCTGTCTTGCCGAGCTTTCCCCTGGATAAGACTCCCATCAGTCTTTTGTTGATAGCCCTGTGTTTTTTTGGCTGGTTTCTGCAGGTAAATAATTTAAGCAGTGGCCTGCTGATTTATCCCGATCAGAGCGGTGCGCACCCATTTTCACAGTCCTCACTGGCCTGGCATTTAGAGCAGGGGCAGTGGTGGAGACTATTTACTCCGGCGATTGTGCATTTTTCCCTGCCCCACGCGCTGTTTAATGCCCTGGGTATCTGGATTCTAGGCAGGCCCATCGAGGCTCGCAGTGGGAGCGTTGTATTTATTCTGCTGGTATTACTCTGTGCCCTCGCCTCCAACCTGGCCCAGTATTTTTGGCAATCTGGAGTAAAGTTTGGAGGTATGTCCGGCGTCGTTTATGCCTTGGTGGGTTTCGCTTTGGTTTTACAGCGTTTTCAGCCTCTGTGGCGGGATATACCGGCGGGAATTCCCGCTGTAGCCCTGGTGTGGCTGCTATTGTGTGCCCTGGGCATTGTGACGCTGTTAACTGGGGTGGGGGTTGCCAATGCCGCTCATATTGGTGGGCTACTCAGTGGCCTGGTGATTGCCCTTGTGTACTGTGCCCTGGGAGGCGCTCGGAGATTTGCCCCAACCTAG
- a CDS encoding UbiH/UbiF/VisC/COQ6 family ubiquinone biosynthesis hydroxylase, translating into MNRHRLDFAIVGAGMVGMAQAALLAVRHPKMRLALLEASPENTVQLSDNYEPRVVALTQASRELLEEVGAWEEISAQRACPYVEMRVWDADGTGSVRFNSRDVQLPNLGHIVENNIIVAALRARLEALPNVELVNGFRLESWWRDCGLWHLQPRGEQSDGVEGLREQAEIVQTRLLIGADGARSKVRDLLRIRCQETDYHQTALVCVARCEKSHRHTAWQRFMQSGPLAFLPLAGLGDDNHCAVVWSADNALASELLMLDDQAFALNLEKAIEGRLGKVESVSERFSFPLRARHAERYRGPGAVLVGDAAHSIHPLAGQGVNLGFQDVRVLTDEIDRALSRGLEPAHASVLARYERRRRGDNAATLKAMSTFKSLFGAGELHWRWLRNTGLSMVDASPMLKKRIIMRAMAV; encoded by the coding sequence ATGAATAGACACCGTTTGGATTTTGCCATCGTCGGTGCGGGAATGGTGGGTATGGCTCAGGCTGCACTGCTCGCTGTGCGCCACCCGAAGATGCGCCTGGCGCTGTTGGAGGCCTCTCCCGAGAATACAGTGCAGCTGTCCGATAATTATGAGCCGCGGGTTGTGGCACTTACTCAGGCGTCTCGTGAACTACTCGAAGAGGTTGGAGCCTGGGAAGAAATCTCCGCGCAACGGGCCTGCCCCTATGTGGAAATGCGGGTTTGGGATGCCGATGGTACGGGCTCGGTGCGCTTCAATAGCCGCGATGTGCAGTTACCCAATTTAGGACACATCGTCGAGAATAATATTATCGTCGCCGCTCTGCGCGCGCGGCTTGAGGCGCTGCCCAATGTAGAGCTGGTTAATGGCTTTCGCCTGGAAAGCTGGTGGCGCGATTGTGGGCTCTGGCACTTACAGCCGCGCGGTGAGCAGTCCGACGGGGTCGAAGGTCTGCGGGAGCAGGCAGAAATCGTGCAAACTCGCCTACTGATCGGTGCAGATGGCGCCCGCTCCAAGGTCCGCGATTTATTGCGTATCCGTTGCCAGGAAACCGATTATCACCAGACCGCCTTGGTCTGTGTGGCCCGCTGTGAGAAGTCCCATCGACACACTGCCTGGCAGCGGTTCATGCAAAGCGGCCCCCTGGCCTTCTTGCCCCTGGCGGGCCTCGGCGATGACAACCACTGCGCCGTGGTCTGGTCGGCGGATAATGCTCTCGCAAGCGAACTGCTCATGTTGGACGACCAGGCATTTGCCCTCAATCTTGAAAAGGCTATTGAGGGTCGCCTTGGCAAAGTGGAGTCCGTCAGTGAACGCTTCTCCTTCCCCTTGCGCGCGCGACATGCAGAGCGCTATCGCGGGCCCGGCGCGGTGCTGGTTGGAGATGCTGCCCACAGCATTCACCCACTGGCGGGGCAGGGTGTAAACCTGGGCTTCCAGGATGTGCGTGTCCTCACCGATGAAATAGACCGCGCACTGTCCCGCGGTTTGGAACCGGCACACGCCTCGGTCTTGGCGCGTTACGAGCGCCGCCGCCGTGGCGACAATGCCGCTACATTGAAGGCCATGAGCACCTTCAAATCCTTGTTCGGTGCCGGCGAGCTGCATTGGCGCTGGTTGCGCAATACCGGCTTGAGCATGGTGGACGCCAGCCCCATGTTAAAGAAGCGTATCATCATGCGCGCTATGGCGGTTTAG
- the ubiH gene encoding 2-octaprenyl-6-methoxyphenyl hydroxylase, translated as MSERLERVDVAIVGGGMAGASLALMLAHYCPHLSVRLLEQRSLPDASASVQLPSFDTRATAIAAGSLQLFQQLGLWPALQEYSAPIRRIQVSDRGHAFGTALSAGTQKQASFAGMLGAVIENAALGPILHNALNDTTVRLLSPARVTSVRMNSEGANLCWTGADDGSEQLLSCGLLVVADGVDSPLCKQLGMEIDTVNYQQRALVTTVALQRDHDGVAYERFTPSGPMALLPLPRREGVHRAALVWACAEEEADAICALPEQERLKRLQQQFGWRAGRFVRAGALQGYPLSLALAREQWRRNLVLLGNCAHFLHPVAGQGFNLTLRDCYALAQALARPQVESGTVGQLECLAAYGENRRLDQQLTVGFSDRIPALFSSANPFQQVVRQMGMLGLTLVPPLRQQFAGQAAGFGL; from the coding sequence ATGAGTGAGCGGCTAGAGCGGGTGGATGTGGCTATTGTCGGTGGCGGCATGGCTGGGGCCAGCCTGGCACTGATGCTGGCACATTATTGCCCTCACCTCAGTGTCCGGTTGCTGGAACAGAGATCTCTGCCCGATGCCTCTGCCAGCGTGCAATTGCCCAGCTTTGATACCCGTGCCACCGCGATTGCTGCCGGTAGTTTGCAGCTTTTCCAGCAGCTGGGTCTATGGCCTGCCCTGCAGGAGTACAGCGCGCCTATCAGACGTATCCAGGTGAGTGACCGGGGCCATGCCTTTGGCACCGCTCTTTCGGCTGGCACTCAGAAGCAGGCCAGTTTTGCTGGGATGCTAGGGGCTGTCATCGAAAATGCGGCTCTGGGGCCCATCCTGCACAATGCTTTGAATGACACCACGGTCAGGCTTCTCTCCCCAGCCCGGGTAACTTCGGTGCGCATGAATAGTGAAGGCGCTAACTTGTGCTGGACAGGCGCGGATGACGGCTCCGAACAGTTACTGAGCTGTGGACTTCTGGTCGTCGCCGATGGCGTGGATTCACCTCTGTGCAAGCAGCTGGGAATGGAAATTGACACAGTAAATTACCAGCAGCGGGCATTGGTCACTACTGTTGCTCTACAGCGGGACCACGATGGCGTTGCCTATGAGCGTTTCACCCCATCAGGTCCGATGGCGCTGTTGCCGCTGCCCCGGCGTGAGGGGGTACACCGCGCCGCTTTGGTTTGGGCCTGTGCGGAAGAGGAGGCGGATGCGATCTGTGCACTGCCGGAACAGGAGCGCTTAAAACGACTGCAGCAGCAATTTGGATGGCGCGCCGGTCGATTTGTCAGGGCGGGTGCCTTACAGGGCTACCCGCTCAGCCTGGCTCTGGCCCGTGAGCAGTGGCGGCGCAATCTAGTGTTGTTGGGTAATTGCGCTCACTTCCTGCACCCGGTGGCGGGTCAGGGATTCAATCTGACCCTGCGCGATTGCTATGCCCTGGCCCAGGCACTGGCGCGACCGCAGGTAGAGTCCGGCACCGTGGGGCAGTTGGAGTGCTTGGCAGCCTATGGGGAAAACCGCAGGCTCGACCAGCAGTTAACAGTGGGGTTCAGTGACCGGATTCCGGCATTGTTTTCCTCGGCCAACCCTTTTCAACAAGTGGTGCGTCAAATGGGGATGCTTGGTCTTACACTGGTACCGCCTCTGCGACAGCAGTTTGCCGGACAGGCCGCAGGGTTTGGGCTTTAG
- a CDS encoding aminopeptidase P N-terminal domain-containing protein, with protein sequence MSHSERVKDPVISMVEYARRRAHLMAELVPNSLAIISSAGEQLRSRDTFFPFRQDSDFLYLTGFDEPESLLVLLPGRSQGDTLLFCRERDAEKELWEGPRLGPERAVAQFGLSDAFPIGDLDDILPGLLEGRERIYFPMGRYAHLDRRLRGYLQAIEEAPSSNGAPEMVDLDYQLRELRLIKSERELDLLARAGEISAAAHRCAMARCQSGLYEYQLEAALLHSFMDAGARETAYPTIVGSGHNALIMHYCSNKARMRDGDLVLVDAGCEYQGYVADITRTYPVNGRFSGAQKAVYEIVLAAQAAAMEQVRVGNHWDQPHAASVEVIARGLLDLGLLQGNLRELIDSGAYQRFYMHRVGHWLGMDVHDVGDYRVQGAWRHLEAGMVMTIEPGIYIPANDERIPSEFRGMGIRIEDDVALTADGVRVLSEAAPKTVADIEYTMRHGRDLLTR encoded by the coding sequence ATGAGTCACAGCGAACGCGTAAAAGATCCAGTGATTAGCATGGTGGAGTATGCCCGTCGCCGCGCCCACTTAATGGCTGAGCTGGTGCCGAATAGTCTGGCGATTATCTCCTCGGCCGGGGAGCAGCTGCGCTCCCGCGATACCTTCTTCCCGTTTCGGCAGGATAGCGATTTTCTCTATTTAACCGGCTTTGATGAGCCGGAATCCTTACTGGTGCTTTTACCCGGCCGCAGTCAGGGGGACACTCTGCTGTTTTGTCGCGAGCGCGATGCGGAAAAAGAGCTTTGGGAGGGGCCGCGCTTGGGGCCCGAGCGCGCCGTGGCTCAATTTGGTCTTTCGGATGCTTTTCCCATCGGCGATCTCGACGATATCCTGCCTGGATTGCTGGAAGGGCGAGAGCGTATTTACTTTCCCATGGGGCGCTATGCCCATCTGGATCGACGTTTGCGGGGCTACCTACAAGCGATTGAGGAGGCGCCTTCCAGCAATGGCGCGCCGGAAATGGTGGACCTGGATTATCAGCTGCGCGAGCTGCGCCTGATAAAGAGCGAGCGGGAGTTGGATTTGCTGGCCCGCGCCGGTGAGATTAGTGCTGCGGCACATCGCTGCGCCATGGCGCGCTGCCAGTCGGGACTCTATGAATACCAGTTGGAGGCGGCTCTCTTACACAGCTTTATGGACGCTGGTGCGCGGGAAACGGCCTACCCGACAATAGTCGGCAGTGGTCACAATGCGCTTATCATGCACTACTGCAGTAACAAGGCGCGGATGCGTGATGGCGACCTGGTGTTGGTGGATGCGGGTTGTGAATACCAGGGCTATGTCGCCGATATCACCCGAACCTACCCCGTCAATGGCCGCTTTAGCGGCGCGCAAAAGGCCGTATATGAAATCGTCCTGGCGGCACAGGCCGCGGCGATGGAGCAGGTACGTGTGGGCAACCATTGGGATCAGCCACATGCGGCCAGTGTTGAAGTGATCGCACGCGGCTTGCTGGACTTGGGGTTGTTGCAAGGGAACTTACGCGAACTGATAGATTCAGGCGCTTACCAACGCTTTTATATGCACCGCGTCGGGCACTGGCTGGGAATGGATGTGCACGATGTGGGCGATTACCGGGTGCAAGGGGCCTGGCGGCACCTGGAAGCGGGCATGGTGATGACCATAGAGCCTGGTATTTATATTCCGGCAAACGATGAGCGGATTCCTTCCGAATTTCGCGGTATGGGGATTCGCATCGAGGATGATGTCGCGCTTACTGCCGATGGGGTGAGAGTGCTTTCTGAGGCCGCACCAAAAACCGTGGCCGATATTGAATACACCATGCGCCACGGGCGGGATTTACTGACCCGTTAA
- a CDS encoding UPF0149 family protein: MPRTQFSGLLLPPQRIESIPIKKNCAVNMTSENNRFEQLANAILSAGGQVDPSELHGFTCGVLAAGAEPDKKRWQKELAELLDLEAVPADLDRDLLQLAEESRKQLGGSDFSFQLVLCDDEDIVSRALALGHWCEGFLHGFGVGSAKVKLQPTSEEALKDIGAISQVDADHVEESEETEQQLIELQEYVRVAVLNIFTEVRGSHSGSGPTVH, encoded by the coding sequence GTGCCGAGGACCCAGTTCTCAGGCCTGTTGCTGCCACCGCAGCGCATCGAATCCATTCCGATTAAGAAAAACTGTGCGGTAAACATGACTTCAGAAAACAACCGATTTGAGCAGCTCGCAAACGCCATCCTCTCCGCTGGTGGCCAGGTGGACCCCAGCGAGTTACACGGCTTTACCTGTGGTGTATTGGCTGCCGGGGCCGAACCGGATAAAAAGCGCTGGCAGAAAGAACTGGCGGAGTTACTCGATTTGGAGGCGGTGCCGGCGGATCTGGATCGGGATTTGTTGCAATTGGCAGAGGAAAGCCGCAAGCAACTGGGCGGTTCGGATTTTTCTTTCCAGCTGGTCCTCTGTGATGACGAAGATATTGTCAGCCGAGCCCTGGCTTTGGGGCATTGGTGTGAGGGTTTTCTGCACGGGTTTGGCGTTGGCAGTGCCAAGGTGAAGCTGCAGCCCACCAGTGAGGAAGCGCTCAAAGATATCGGTGCCATCTCACAGGTGGATGCCGATCATGTTGAAGAGAGTGAGGAAACCGAACAGCAATTAATTGAACTGCAGGAATATGTACGGGTTGCGGTGCTCAATATTTTTACCGAAGTGCGTGGAAGCCACTCCGGCAGTGGCCCCACCGTTCACTGA
- a CDS encoding TIGR02449 family protein — translation MDKLQALESTVDSLIARCQQLANDNRELRRQEADWLRERQRLIKNNEAARSRVEAMINRLKGLTQES, via the coding sequence ATGGATAAGCTGCAAGCGTTAGAAAGCACCGTAGATTCACTGATCGCCCGCTGCCAACAGCTGGCCAATGACAATCGTGAACTGCGCCGGCAGGAAGCCGATTGGCTACGCGAACGCCAGCGCTTAATTAAAAATAATGAGGCCGCCCGCTCGCGGGTCGAAGCCATGATTAATCGTCTCAAAGGGCTAACGCAAGAATCCTAA
- a CDS encoding cell division protein ZapA — protein MADTALTSETVTVSILGKEYRVACADSERAGLLASAQLLNERMSRIRSTGSVIGAERIAVMAALNIAHELIQAKAELSSIPLQKEILERLQNKVQGALSDTDPESKGQS, from the coding sequence ATGGCTGACACTGCATTAACTTCTGAAACCGTCACTGTTTCTATTCTCGGCAAAGAGTACCGTGTTGCCTGTGCCGACAGTGAGCGCGCTGGACTGTTGGCTTCCGCACAATTACTTAATGAGCGCATGTCTCGAATCCGCAGCACTGGCAGCGTCATCGGCGCAGAGCGTATCGCGGTAATGGCCGCACTCAATATTGCCCACGAGCTGATTCAGGCGAAAGCGGAACTGAGCAGTATCCCGCTACAGAAAGAAATTTTAGAGCGGTTGCAGAACAAGGTACAAGGCGCCTTGAGTGATACCGACCCAGAGAGTAAGGGACAGTCATAA
- a CDS encoding 5-formyltetrahydrofolate cyclo-ligase translates to MSENKTQLRRRMRAGRRQLSAYQQRLHGRAAITLLSRIPQMKRARHIGIYWPMDGELDIRPLLQRFPEKYFYLPVLPVEPHPHLGFKQWNGGPLPFRNRFDIPEPVRSPSRAAGLLDLVLVPLVAFDPNGARLGMGAGFYDRTFEHKQLLPGSGPQLIGAAHQLQCVQQLPTDNWDIPLDMVVTEQRIYRCR, encoded by the coding sequence ATGAGCGAAAATAAAACGCAACTGCGCCGGCGAATGCGTGCAGGGCGAAGGCAGCTCAGCGCCTATCAGCAACGCTTGCACGGACGCGCGGCAATCACACTCTTGAGCCGGATCCCACAGATGAAGCGCGCCCGCCATATTGGTATCTACTGGCCAATGGATGGTGAGCTGGATATACGCCCGTTGTTGCAACGCTTTCCCGAGAAATACTTTTACTTACCAGTATTACCTGTGGAACCGCATCCGCATCTAGGTTTTAAGCAGTGGAATGGCGGCCCACTACCTTTTCGCAACCGGTTCGATATTCCCGAGCCAGTGCGAAGCCCCAGTCGTGCCGCGGGGCTATTGGATCTGGTGCTTGTGCCCTTGGTAGCTTTCGACCCCAATGGCGCTCGCCTGGGCATGGGGGCAGGTTTTTACGATCGCACTTTTGAGCATAAACAGCTGTTGCCCGGAAGCGGTCCACAGCTAATTGGCGCCGCCCACCAATTGCAGTGTGTGCAACAACTGCCGACAGATAACTGGGATATTCCCCTCGATATGGTGGTGACAGAGCAGCGTATCTATCGCTGCCGGTAG